A stretch of DNA from Candidatus Hydrogenedens sp.:
CCTCTTGTGTCTCATCATATAAGTAGGGGAAAGTATACCCTGCTTTTGCGACTTCCTCTTTCATCTTTTCAGGAGAATCTTCGGGATACTTTTCTGCATTGTTAGAATTTATTCCTACGATACCTATACCCTTAGGTTGGTATTCATTTGTTAGTTTCACCAATTCTTTTTGTATATGTTTGACAAATGGACAATGGTTACATATAAACATAACAAGCAAACCTTTTCGTCCTCGAAAATCGTCTCTTTGCACTATTTTGCCTGTTGTATCTTTTAAAGAAAAATCAGGTGCTTCAGTCCCTAAAGGTAACATAACGGAATTAACGGCAACCATATTTATATCTCCTTTTATTTTTTTATATTTAACAAAAGGATATAAAAAAATATTCATATACTATTTGAAATTTTTGTTATTTATTTACTATCATTATAAAAGTATGATTTACTGATGGGTTATTTTATAAACAATAAAATTAATAATTTGATGAAAGGGTACTTAAATGAACAAATCTTTTTTGTGGAAGGGGACGATTGTATTTATTTTGTGTGCAACTATTACATCCGTAGCAGTTGCAGAATTGCAGAGTGTGTCAGTTGGGGGTGAATTGAGAATCCGCGGTCGGTGGTATATTAATACCTTTGCACCAAGAACGGAAAGGATACCACCTGCATTTATCCAGAAAAGACCTGTCGGCGGAAATAGAATTTCATCTATTTTAAAATGGGATGACGAAGGTTCCGATTGGACAAGGTATGAGACCTCTGTATTGCTGAATTTCAAAGCAGATTTTACGGATAATGTTTCTGCGTTCATCGAATTTTATGATTGGCATATCTGGGGTGAAGATTTCCGTTCGCGGGATTATGTTACGGGTATAGACACACGCGCTGATTCCAAAGACGATGTAGAAATTGAACAAGCCTATGTAGAAGTTCGGGAATTGTTCGGTGCTCCATTAACATTACGCGTAGGTCGTCAGGATTTAATTATGGGCAAAGGCTGGTTGGTAACCAATATGCTAACCCCTTCTCAATATTCTTCACATGATGCTATTCGATTAACCTATAAACAGGGAGATTGGACAGTTGATGCCTTTGCGTCAAAACTTAATGACCGATTCCAGATTGAACAGGATGGTGATATAGATTTCTATGGTATTTATGGAACTTATGCCGGATGGAAGCCATTGACTGTTTCTGCTTATTGGTATTTCTTAAGAGATGGTTTAAGTCCGCACGATACAACCGGAAATCCCATTATGGAATTTGCTGAAGATTTAGTCGGTCGCGATGATTATGGTGTTACCAAACTACATACAGTAGGTATTCGTGCATTTGGTAAATCCACAGGTTTTGATTATGATTTAGAACTGGCATATCAATTTGGGGATGCTGATTCTTTAGGTGCAACTTTTAAACCCATTGGAATGATTTATGGTGATGATGATGCTCATTGGGGTGATTTGGGTGCTGAACTTACGGTTGGATATACCTTTGAAGATGTTAAATGGTCTCCACGAATTTATACTTTAGGTGTATATTTCCAGGGACATGACAATCGTAGCATTAATTTCTGGGATTGGTTAAATCCATTTTATGAACCTGAAGCAAGTCATTCATTTAATCGTCTTTTCTCAGATAAGAACTATTTACCTACTGTGAATGATAATGGTTGGTTATCTAACTACTGGCAGGTGCAATTAGGGTTTGAACTCAAACCAACAGAGAAAATTTTATTACATGTCCATGGTGCTTACGATGGAATTGTTTTTCCATTTGACCCACCCAAGACATTTAAGGTATTGGGGAGAAAATTCTATGCGGCACCATTGCTTAGCTTCTGGACAGATGAAGGAGAGAGTGATATCGGTTGGGAAATTGCCGCATGGATTAAATACAATTATTCCAAAGATTTATGGTTCATGCTATACGGAAACTACCTATTTGTAGGCGATGGTTTAGCCCAAGGCGCCTATATTCAAGGCAATGGTACCGATTTCTCGGGTGGTTCAGATAACAACGATGCTGGATATATTTTCTGGATGACAGTGCTAAAATTTTAATAATATTGAATTGTAATTTTAAGAGGCAAATCTTTAGAAAAAGGTTTGCCTCTTTTGTTTTAAAGTGGAACATTGTTGCGAAAGAAGTCTCTTTTTGCAACAAGGGTTATATAAAATGAGCAAAAAAACCGCTGTTTTCTTTGGCATATCAATTGCTAATAATAAAGCAAATAAAAAAAGAAGGAGGTAATAACCCATGAGATTTGATAGATTAACAATACCTTTACAAGATGCTTTGTCGGAAGCCCTTGATTTGGCTACGAATAAGAGGCATCCTGAAATTACATCACTACATTTATTATCATCATTAATTACAAAAGAAAATTCAGCAGTTGTTCCCATTATACAGAGGTTAGGTGTTTCTAAAGGGCAAATAAACGCCTCTATAAGTCATGAGATGGAAAAACTCCCGAGTGTTACATCAGGTCTTCATAACCCCAATCTGTCTTATGAACTTCAACAGGTTTTAGAAACATCGTGGAATTTTGCCCAAACATTAAAAGACCAATATTTAAGTTCTGAACATGTCCTTTTAGGTATGGTTCGTGAAAAGACAAATCATGCAGGGAAAATATTAAAGAAATTAGGTATTACAGAATCTACACTTTTATCTGCGTTAAAAGAAGTAAGAGGAAATCAACGGGTAGATGACCCTAATGCGGAGTCTACTTATGATGCTCTTGAACGGTTTAGTAGAGATTTAACTCAGTTAGCTCGCGTAGGGAAATTAGACCCTGTTATCGGAAGAGATGAAGAAATACGCAGAGTAATTCAGGTGTTATCCCGAAGGACAAAAAATAATCCGGTGCTTATCGGTGAGCCTGGTGTCGGGAAGACTGCCATAGTAGAAGGTTTGGCACAGCGAATTGTTTCAGGTGATGTTCCCGAAACATTAAAGAATAAACGGATTTATGCTTTGGACCTATCTGCTCTTATTGCGGGTAGTAAGTTTCGAGGAGAATTTGAAGAGCGACTTAAAGCCGTTCTCTCAGCTATCCAAGAGTCACAGGGGAATATAATCCTGTTTATTGATGAGATGCATACACTTATA
This window harbors:
- a CDS encoding thioredoxin family protein produces the protein MVAVNSVMLPLGTEAPDFSLKDTTGKIVQRDDFRGRKGLLVMFICNHCPFVKHIQKELVKLTNEYQPKGIGIVGINSNNAEKYPEDSPEKMKEEVAKAGYTFPYLYDETQEVARKYKAACTPDFFLFDEDFKLVYRGQFDDSRPGNSKPIDGKDLRNALDCLLEGKPIPEHQKPSIGCNIKWKPGNEPDYFLNQ
- a CDS encoding alginate export family protein produces the protein MNKSFLWKGTIVFILCATITSVAVAELQSVSVGGELRIRGRWYINTFAPRTERIPPAFIQKRPVGGNRISSILKWDDEGSDWTRYETSVLLNFKADFTDNVSAFIEFYDWHIWGEDFRSRDYVTGIDTRADSKDDVEIEQAYVEVRELFGAPLTLRVGRQDLIMGKGWLVTNMLTPSQYSSHDAIRLTYKQGDWTVDAFASKLNDRFQIEQDGDIDFYGIYGTYAGWKPLTVSAYWYFLRDGLSPHDTTGNPIMEFAEDLVGRDDYGVTKLHTVGIRAFGKSTGFDYDLELAYQFGDADSLGATFKPIGMIYGDDDAHWGDLGAELTVGYTFEDVKWSPRIYTLGVYFQGHDNRSINFWDWLNPFYEPEASHSFNRLFSDKNYLPTVNDNGWLSNYWQVQLGFELKPTEKILLHVHGAYDGIVFPFDPPKTFKVLGRKFYAAPLLSFWTDEGESDIGWEIAAWIKYNYSKDLWFMLYGNYLFVGDGLAQGAYIQGNGTDFSGGSDNNDAGYIFWMTVLKF